One genomic window of Acidobacteriota bacterium includes the following:
- a CDS encoding molybdopterin-dependent oxidoreductase — translation MSSTVHAACPHDCPDACGVLITIEGGRATKIEGDPAHPVTRGFLCAKVTKYLDRVYSPDRVLHPMRRKNSVPKGPSGQSAPAGEAFERITWDEALDEIARNLREVSDKYGPEAVLPYSYGGTLGALNGASMDRRFFHRLGASQLERTICSSAGGEGLASVYGVKMGTEPEQFAQARTIIAWGANIHGNNVHLWPFIEEARHKGAKLVVIDPYKTRTAKFADWYLPINPGTDAALALGMMNVIINEGLYDADYVSRFTLGFEQLKARVQEYPLAKVAAWTGISAADIRKLATDYATQRPSVIRVNYGIQRSENGGMATRAVAMLPCLTGSWKEVGGGLQLSTSGAFGLNKAALEMPELMQKSLGRAARIVNMVQLGSALNSLGDPPVHTLFVYNSNPAAVCPDHNEVIRGLKRADLFTVVHEQFFTDTTDYADIVLPATTFFENKELVGAYGHYYLQVSDRAIEPLGECCSNVELFRCLAERMGFDDDCFHESVDTMIERALDSPNPWLKGLSRKRLEREGHVRLNFSGNGDAPSSQDRPFLPFAEGNFKTPSGKAEFYSETLKNLGLDPVVAFTPPVESRHGAQAARFPLELLSRKPDNHLNSTFANLPGTRKLEPLIGAIEMHSQDAESRGIKDGDRVRAFNHRGEIVLNAKVNGSVPPGVVAARLDWARFGEGNRNINVLTSEKLTDMGNAATFYSVCVEVELFRA, via the coding sequence ATGTCCTCGACCGTCCACGCGGCCTGTCCTCACGATTGCCCCGATGCTTGCGGCGTCCTGATCACGATCGAGGGCGGCCGCGCCACGAAAATTGAAGGCGATCCAGCGCATCCAGTCACGCGTGGATTCCTCTGCGCCAAAGTCACCAAGTATCTCGATCGCGTCTATTCCCCTGACCGCGTGCTCCACCCGATGCGTCGAAAGAACAGCGTCCCCAAGGGTCCATCGGGCCAGTCGGCACCCGCCGGCGAGGCTTTCGAGCGCATCACCTGGGACGAGGCACTCGATGAGATTGCACGCAACCTTCGCGAAGTAAGCGATAAGTATGGCCCTGAAGCGGTTCTTCCCTACTCCTATGGCGGCACGCTCGGAGCCCTGAACGGCGCTTCCATGGATCGCCGTTTCTTCCATCGCCTGGGCGCATCGCAACTCGAGCGGACAATCTGTTCCAGCGCCGGCGGCGAAGGATTGGCGTCTGTCTATGGCGTGAAGATGGGCACCGAACCGGAGCAGTTCGCACAGGCTCGCACCATCATTGCCTGGGGAGCGAACATTCACGGCAACAATGTGCACCTGTGGCCTTTTATCGAAGAGGCTCGCCATAAGGGCGCGAAGCTGGTCGTGATCGACCCCTACAAGACGCGCACTGCAAAATTTGCGGACTGGTACTTGCCGATTAATCCCGGCACCGACGCCGCACTCGCGCTGGGGATGATGAACGTCATCATCAACGAGGGACTCTACGATGCCGACTATGTATCCCGTTTCACGTTGGGCTTCGAGCAACTGAAGGCACGTGTGCAGGAGTATCCACTCGCCAAAGTCGCTGCCTGGACGGGAATCTCAGCGGCCGACATTCGCAAGCTCGCGACCGACTATGCCACCCAGCGTCCGTCCGTGATTCGAGTGAATTACGGGATCCAACGTTCCGAGAACGGAGGCATGGCTACGCGGGCTGTGGCAATGCTGCCCTGCCTGACCGGATCGTGGAAAGAAGTTGGCGGTGGATTGCAACTTTCTACCAGCGGCGCATTCGGCTTGAATAAGGCTGCGCTCGAAATGCCGGAGTTGATGCAAAAGTCGCTGGGACGCGCGGCGCGCATCGTCAACATGGTGCAACTCGGATCCGCACTGAATTCGCTGGGCGATCCACCTGTGCACACGCTTTTTGTTTACAACTCCAATCCGGCAGCGGTCTGTCCGGATCACAATGAAGTGATCCGAGGATTGAAACGTGCCGACCTGTTCACAGTCGTCCACGAACAATTCTTCACCGACACAACTGACTACGCCGACATCGTCCTGCCGGCGACCACGTTCTTTGAGAATAAAGAACTGGTCGGCGCATACGGACACTACTACCTGCAGGTTTCAGACCGGGCCATTGAACCGCTCGGAGAATGCTGCTCGAATGTCGAACTATTCCGCTGTCTCGCCGAGCGCATGGGATTTGATGACGACTGCTTCCACGAAAGCGTGGACACGATGATCGAGCGCGCTCTCGATTCTCCAAACCCGTGGCTAAAGGGACTCTCCCGCAAGCGCCTGGAGCGGGAAGGCCATGTGCGGCTGAACTTTTCAGGCAATGGGGATGCCCCTTCTTCGCAAGATCGACCGTTCCTTCCTTTTGCCGAGGGCAATTTCAAGACGCCATCCGGCAAAGCCGAGTTTTACAGCGAGACGCTGAAGAATCTAGGACTGGATCCCGTAGTTGCTTTCACGCCGCCCGTGGAATCGAGGCACGGAGCGCAGGCCGCCCGGTTCCCGCTCGAACTCTTGTCCCGCAAGCCGGACAACCATCTCAATTCGACTTTTGCCAATCTGCCCGGCACTCGTAAGCTGGAACCCCTGATCGGAGCCATAGAAATGCATTCGCAGGACGCCGAGTCTCGCGGAATCAAAGACGGCGACCGGGTTCGCGCTTTCAATCACCGTGGCGAAATCGTCTTAAACGCTAAAGTAAATGGGTCTGTGCCCCCTGGGGTGGTCGCCGCCCGCCTCGATTGGGCTCGCTTTGGGGAGGGCAATCGCAACATTAACGTGCTCACTTCAGAAAAACTTACAGACATGGGCAACGCGGCGACGTTCTATTCCGTCTGTGTTGAGGTGGAGCTTTTTCGGGCCTGA
- a CDS encoding 3-deoxy-D-manno-octulosonic acid transferase: MYGLYSALLFLFLLLTLPYWLLQMLRHGKYRAGLSQRLGRVPSAFLTPSPKRTIWVHAVSVGEVVASSAVIEALQAKFPSHRMVVSTTTDTGQKLAARRFGADNVIYFPLDFGFAIRPYLAALRPELVVIAETEFWPNFLLLTKRSGARVAVINSRISDRSLPGYQRLHFWLPAVLKNIDLFLAQNEEDGRRLIEIGASAERVSVTGNLKFDVAPPPAPAIVASLRDSVRESATGPVLVCGSTVEDEEGSLLSAFRNLLVDHPKAVMILAPRHPERFVEVAELVEKLGFRMLRRSLWSGEPLAGSVFLVDSIGELAALYSLATVAFVGGSLVPRGGHNILEPAMYGVPVVTGNHYENFRDIVNYFRERNAVRVVGLAELPLVFMELIENAGERDTLGRNALAALESQRGATVRTVDALVQLMSTPTATKGSA; this comes from the coding sequence ATGTATGGGCTCTACAGTGCGCTGCTGTTCCTCTTCCTTCTGCTGACTCTGCCCTATTGGTTGCTGCAGATGCTCCGACATGGGAAGTATCGCGCCGGGCTAAGTCAGAGACTGGGGCGCGTCCCTTCTGCGTTTCTGACCCCGTCGCCGAAGCGCACGATCTGGGTGCACGCTGTTTCCGTGGGAGAAGTGGTTGCGTCAAGCGCGGTGATCGAAGCTCTGCAGGCGAAATTCCCCAGCCACCGCATGGTGGTCTCGACGACGACCGATACGGGACAAAAGCTCGCCGCACGCCGATTCGGCGCGGACAACGTGATTTATTTTCCGCTCGACTTCGGCTTTGCAATCCGTCCGTATCTGGCGGCCTTGCGTCCGGAACTGGTGGTCATTGCAGAGACCGAGTTCTGGCCGAATTTTCTACTGCTTACAAAACGCAGTGGCGCGCGCGTAGCCGTCATCAATAGCCGTATTTCCGATCGCTCGCTGCCGGGATACCAGCGTTTGCACTTCTGGTTGCCGGCCGTGCTCAAGAATATCGACCTGTTTCTGGCGCAGAACGAAGAAGATGGCCGGCGGTTGATTGAAATTGGTGCGTCAGCGGAACGCGTCTCGGTCACGGGAAATCTGAAATTTGATGTCGCCCCTCCCCCTGCTCCCGCTATTGTGGCGAGCCTTCGCGACAGTGTGCGCGAGTCGGCAACTGGGCCCGTACTGGTCTGCGGCAGCACGGTTGAAGACGAAGAGGGTTCATTGCTCTCAGCGTTTCGCAATCTCCTGGTCGATCACCCCAAAGCAGTGATGATTCTGGCGCCGCGCCATCCTGAGCGTTTCGTCGAAGTCGCCGAATTGGTGGAGAAGCTTGGCTTTCGCATGTTGCGGCGTTCGTTGTGGAGCGGAGAACCGCTGGCAGGAAGCGTGTTCCTGGTGGACAGCATCGGGGAACTTGCGGCGCTCTATTCGCTCGCGACGGTAGCTTTCGTCGGCGGAAGCCTGGTGCCGCGCGGCGGGCACAACATCCTTGAACCGGCGATGTATGGTGTGCCCGTGGTTACGGGCAACCATTACGAAAATTTTCGTGACATCGTCAATTACTTTCGCGAGCGCAATGCCGTCCGCGTGGTTGGACTAGCGGAATTGCCGCTGGTGTTCATGGAACTGATCGAAAATGCCGGCGAGCGGGATACCCTGGGCCGGAATGCTTTGGCCGCGCTCGAGTCGCAGCGCGGTGCGACCGTCAGAACCGTGGATGCACTGGTTCAATTAATGAGCACTCCAACGGCGACAAAGGGTTCAGCATGA